One genomic segment of Erythrobacter sp. THAF29 includes these proteins:
- the prsR gene encoding PEP-CTERM-box response regulator transcription factor yields MADKKPTLLVVEDDEGLQAQLKWAYEDFEVIVAGDRDSAIAALRSEAPAVVTLDLGLPPDPDGTREGFAVLDAIMELKPDTKVIVASGHGARESALQAIERGAYDFYQKPVDIDALGLIVRRAFNLHQIEEENRRLTAHASEDKTVLGRLITGAPEMVKVARTIERVASTSVSVMLLGASGTGKELLAQGLHDASDRANGPFVAINCAAIPENLLESELFGHEKGAFTGAVKTTEGKIESANGGTLFLDEVGDIPLPLQVKLLRFLQERTIERIGGRKTIAVDTRIVCATHQDLEAMIGAGTFREDLFYRLAEIVVRIPGLAERHGDAVLLAKAFLKKFAKEMNPTVTGFAPDALAAIDAHEWPGNVRELENRVKRAVIMADGKLVSADDLDFLGDDEENAEVLNLKAAREQSDRRVIRHALARSEGNISSTAKLLGISRPTLYDLLKQYDLHA; encoded by the coding sequence ATGGCTGACAAGAAACCAACCCTGCTCGTGGTCGAAGACGATGAGGGCCTGCAGGCCCAGCTCAAATGGGCCTACGAGGATTTCGAGGTCATTGTCGCCGGGGACCGCGATAGCGCGATCGCTGCGCTTCGCAGCGAGGCGCCCGCGGTCGTAACTCTCGACCTTGGACTACCGCCCGATCCCGATGGCACGCGCGAGGGCTTTGCCGTGCTCGATGCGATCATGGAGTTGAAGCCCGACACGAAAGTAATCGTTGCGAGTGGCCACGGCGCACGTGAAAGTGCGCTTCAGGCGATCGAACGCGGGGCGTACGATTTCTACCAAAAGCCGGTCGATATCGACGCACTGGGCCTGATCGTGCGCCGTGCCTTCAACTTGCATCAGATCGAGGAAGAGAATCGCCGGCTCACTGCGCATGCAAGCGAAGACAAAACGGTGCTGGGTCGCCTCATCACGGGCGCGCCCGAAATGGTGAAGGTCGCCCGGACAATCGAGCGCGTGGCCAGCACCAGTGTTTCAGTCATGCTGCTGGGAGCAAGCGGAACCGGTAAGGAACTTCTCGCTCAAGGCCTCCATGATGCAAGCGACCGTGCGAATGGACCGTTTGTCGCGATCAACTGCGCGGCGATCCCCGAGAACTTGCTCGAAAGCGAGCTGTTCGGGCACGAGAAGGGCGCGTTCACAGGTGCGGTCAAGACCACCGAGGGCAAGATCGAAAGCGCGAACGGCGGCACGCTGTTCCTAGACGAGGTTGGCGACATCCCACTCCCTCTACAGGTCAAGTTGCTTCGCTTCCTGCAGGAACGCACCATCGAGCGGATCGGCGGTCGCAAGACAATCGCGGTCGACACGCGCATCGTTTGCGCCACCCATCAGGATCTCGAAGCGATGATTGGCGCGGGCACCTTCCGCGAAGACTTGTTTTACCGGCTGGCTGAAATCGTCGTGCGCATTCCCGGTCTTGCCGAGCGCCACGGCGATGCAGTCCTGCTTGCCAAGGCATTTCTCAAAAAATTTGCAAAAGAGATGAATCCGACCGTGACCGGGTTCGCGCCCGATGCGCTCGCCGCGATTGACGCGCACGAATGGCCGGGGAATGTGCGCGAACTGGAGAACCGTGTGAAGCGCGCGGTGATCATGGCCGATGGCAAGCTTGTGAGCGCTGACGATCTCGATTTCCTCGGTGATGACGAAGAAAACGCCGAGGTGCTGAACCTGAAAGCCGCACGCGAACAATCGGATCGCCGCGTGATCCGCCATGCTTTGGCCCGCAGCGAGGGTAACATCTCGAGCACGGCCAAGCTCCTTGGGATCAGCCGCCCGACGCTCTACGACCTGCTCAAGCAGTACGATCTACATGCCTGA
- a CDS encoding pyridoxamine 5'-phosphate oxidase family protein, which translates to MRYNDGNADELKTKFWKALADSPFVFLQRDGEPQTAVPMTAQTDEDADSAIWFFTQKDSDFAKLGPVTATYEGKGHNVYARFHGSLFIEDDQERFDQFWNNFVEAWYDGGKDDPDILFLRMDLRDAEIWSGEMGILTTAKMTLGMTVHDEVQDKHLETTL; encoded by the coding sequence ATGCGCTACAACGATGGCAACGCCGACGAACTCAAAACAAAATTCTGGAAGGCGCTGGCCGACTCGCCCTTCGTCTTCCTCCAACGCGATGGGGAACCGCAAACCGCCGTCCCGATGACAGCGCAAACCGACGAGGATGCCGACAGCGCGATTTGGTTCTTCACGCAGAAGGACAGCGATTTCGCCAAACTCGGCCCCGTCACCGCGACGTATGAAGGCAAGGGTCACAACGTCTATGCCCGATTCCACGGAAGCCTGTTCATCGAAGACGACCAGGAACGTTTCGACCAGTTCTGGAACAACTTTGTCGAAGCCTGGTACGATGGCGGCAAGGACGATCCCGACATCCTGTTCCTGCGCATGGATCTTCGCGATGCCGAAATCTGGAGCGGTGAGATGGGTATCCTAACCACCGCCAAAATGACCTTGGGCATGACGGTACATGACGAAGTGCAGGACAAGCACCTCGAAACGACGCTCTAA
- a CDS encoding bile acid:sodium symporter, producing the protein MISTVTRLFDPMVRLLVVALLLAIVLPVPQSQQAIGQFIANAAVFALFLLNGLKLPRDQVLRGVKDLRFHGALAIWVFGAMLFGGWGLWQAGGYLVPPLVALGFLYLGALPSTVQSATVYTSMAGGNTAHAVVAAALLNVLGVFLSAPLFALLAGSQAVAFQGEVLAKIALILLLPFALGQMLQPRFGEIVSRNPSLTKWTDRIPIAIAVYVAMSAAVNEGIWSRIAGHEWALMLAGVVVFLAYANAGAWLASGLLGMNRGDRIAFLFGGSQKSLAMGAPLATILFEPARAGIILLPLLVYHFVQLVLAAPLASSLAARPAR; encoded by the coding sequence ATGATCTCGACAGTCACCAGGCTATTCGATCCGATGGTGCGTCTGCTTGTGGTCGCGTTGCTTCTTGCGATCGTGTTGCCGGTGCCACAGAGCCAGCAGGCGATCGGCCAGTTTATCGCCAACGCTGCTGTGTTCGCGCTTTTCCTGCTCAATGGGCTGAAGCTGCCTCGCGACCAGGTCCTTCGCGGGGTAAAGGATTTGCGGTTCCATGGCGCACTAGCGATATGGGTGTTCGGCGCGATGCTGTTTGGCGGTTGGGGCCTGTGGCAAGCGGGCGGATATCTCGTCCCGCCACTGGTCGCATTAGGGTTTCTTTATCTCGGAGCGCTTCCTTCGACGGTCCAGTCGGCGACCGTGTACACTTCGATGGCGGGTGGAAACACCGCGCATGCAGTGGTTGCCGCTGCGCTTCTGAATGTGCTGGGCGTTTTTTTGAGCGCACCACTGTTTGCCCTTCTTGCGGGCAGCCAGGCGGTTGCGTTCCAAGGCGAAGTACTGGCCAAGATCGCGCTGATCCTGTTGCTACCTTTCGCGCTCGGGCAGATGCTTCAGCCGCGCTTTGGCGAGATCGTCTCCCGCAATCCGTCTTTGACAAAGTGGACAGACCGTATTCCCATCGCGATCGCTGTCTATGTCGCAATGAGCGCGGCGGTGAACGAGGGCATCTGGAGCCGTATCGCAGGCCATGAATGGGCACTGATGCTGGCCGGCGTGGTCGTCTTCCTTGCATACGCCAATGCAGGCGCTTGGTTGGCGTCGGGTTTGCTCGGAATGAACCGCGGGGACCGCATCGCCTTTCTGTTCGGCGGCTCGCAAAAAAGCCTCGCCATGGGTGCGCCGCTTGCGACGATCCTGTTCGAGCCAGCGAGGGCGGGGATTATCTTGCTCCCGCTACTCGTCTATCACTTTGTCCAGCTGGTTCTGGCCGCGCCGCTTGCTAGCTCGCTGGCTGCTCGTCCAGCGCGATAG
- a CDS encoding sodium-dependent transporter has protein sequence MAATGSGHENWSSRSAFILAAVGSAVGLGNMWRFPAEAGENGGGAFVLFYIFCVLLIGLPVLLSEVLIGRHGQANAPESVRRVARDSNASEGWSILASMGVFAAFLILSFYCVVGGWVVYYIGVFLSDLVQTGVAGGAFEGRAAEDIEGLLPGLFGNGGLMVGLNLGFLAVTMFFVARGVSSGIEWVAVYLMPLFFLLFLGITIYGAFTGNFGDAIAYLFTFDFSKLTGEVMLAAVGQAFFSLSLGVAGMMTYGAYANRDTNLGHTSGIIASADTAVAMLAGLAIFPIVFAAGLSASAGPGLMFQSLPIAFQAMPFGSLIGLAFFVMVFFAALTSSVSLLEAPTAWMFEKFNMARPVATLIVGLGAAVLGVLSALSFNELAEFRPLGFIPIFAEANFFDALDGVTAKLFMPIGAILTCIFVGWVANPKLIDDENGLDGLLHQTWRALVRFVCPAALLVILLFGLFS, from the coding sequence ATGGCAGCAACAGGTTCGGGCCACGAAAACTGGTCGTCGCGTAGCGCGTTCATTCTCGCCGCTGTGGGTTCAGCCGTGGGGCTCGGCAACATGTGGCGCTTTCCCGCGGAAGCGGGCGAGAATGGCGGCGGGGCATTTGTCCTGTTTTACATTTTCTGCGTGCTCTTGATTGGCCTGCCAGTGCTCCTGTCGGAAGTTCTCATAGGTCGGCACGGCCAAGCCAATGCTCCCGAGAGTGTCCGTAGAGTGGCGCGCGATTCCAATGCGTCGGAAGGCTGGAGCATTCTTGCATCCATGGGGGTATTCGCTGCCTTCCTCATCCTCAGTTTCTATTGTGTAGTGGGCGGATGGGTCGTCTACTATATCGGTGTCTTCCTTAGCGATCTGGTCCAGACCGGTGTTGCAGGCGGCGCATTCGAAGGTCGTGCGGCCGAAGATATCGAGGGCCTGCTTCCCGGCTTGTTCGGGAATGGCGGGCTGATGGTCGGGTTGAATCTCGGCTTTCTCGCCGTGACTATGTTCTTCGTCGCGCGCGGCGTTTCGAGCGGGATCGAATGGGTGGCGGTTTATCTTATGCCCCTGTTCTTCCTGCTGTTTCTCGGCATCACGATTTACGGCGCATTCACGGGTAATTTCGGCGATGCAATCGCGTATCTCTTTACGTTCGATTTTTCGAAGCTGACCGGGGAAGTGATGCTCGCGGCGGTCGGCCAGGCGTTTTTCTCGCTGTCGCTGGGTGTCGCAGGGATGATGACCTACGGCGCATACGCCAATCGCGACACAAATCTCGGTCATACGTCCGGTATCATCGCGAGCGCGGACACCGCCGTTGCCATGCTGGCGGGTCTTGCGATTTTCCCGATCGTGTTTGCTGCAGGTCTTTCGGCGAGCGCGGGCCCCGGCCTGATGTTCCAGTCGCTGCCGATTGCATTCCAGGCGATGCCGTTTGGTTCGTTGATCGGCCTTGCGTTTTTCGTGATGGTTTTCTTTGCGGCATTGACGAGTTCGGTGTCTCTTCTCGAAGCTCCCACAGCGTGGATGTTCGAGAAGTTCAACATGGCGCGTCCGGTTGCGACCCTGATCGTTGGGCTCGGCGCGGCGGTGCTCGGAGTGCTCTCTGCACTTTCGTTCAATGAGCTCGCGGAGTTTCGACCTCTTGGCTTCATTCCGATCTTCGCCGAGGCGAATTTCTTCGATGCGCTCGATGGTGTCACGGCCAAGCTGTTCATGCCGATCGGTGCGATCTTGACCTGCATCTTTGTCGGCTGGGTCGCCAATCCCAAGCTGATCGACGATGAAAACGGTCTCGATGGCTTGCTTCACCAGACTTGGCGTGCGCTGGTTCGATTCGTTTGCCCGGCGGCCTTGTTGGTGATCCTGCTTTTCGGACTATTCAGCTAA
- a CDS encoding ImuA family protein produces the protein MSQTASFPGAKALADFPVPNRPKASGIARLSVQDIAALSRAREGRWRPGLTDQPLHSEIFASTGDASGAGLALALARDALRVVGDGEDPLAETEDRRQVLWVQDKRAVQRGGRPYRHGLPRDLRDRLIHVEAATPEDALFALEEGLKCRDLACVIGEVSGNPRALDFTASRRLSLAAEKHGVALWLVRLDAAPELSSARMRWRTEPAPSLPARWNAAAPGAPAWKAELFRARSHAPGEWILSDERGRLDARRVSEPVAANTQDIGDLVRPTVGRSLAARARI, from the coding sequence ATGTCCCAGACCGCTTCCTTTCCTGGCGCGAAAGCGCTTGCCGATTTCCCCGTGCCGAACCGTCCCAAGGCTTCGGGCATCGCGCGGCTGTCGGTGCAGGACATTGCGGCTCTGTCGCGAGCGCGCGAGGGACGCTGGAGGCCCGGCCTCACAGATCAACCGCTGCACAGCGAAATCTTCGCGAGCACCGGTGATGCAAGCGGGGCGGGGCTGGCGCTGGCATTAGCCCGCGATGCACTCCGGGTAGTGGGAGACGGTGAGGATCCACTCGCGGAAACCGAGGATCGCCGACAGGTGCTCTGGGTGCAGGACAAGCGCGCGGTGCAGCGCGGCGGCAGGCCCTATCGCCATGGCCTGCCGCGCGACCTTCGCGACCGGCTTATCCATGTCGAGGCGGCGACGCCCGAAGATGCGCTGTTCGCGCTCGAGGAAGGGTTGAAGTGCCGCGATCTTGCCTGTGTCATCGGCGAGGTCAGCGGCAACCCGCGCGCGCTCGATTTCACCGCTTCGCGCCGGTTGAGCCTCGCGGCGGAAAAGCACGGCGTGGCGCTGTGGCTGGTCCGGCTCGATGCAGCGCCCGAACTCTCGTCCGCCCGGATGCGCTGGAGGACGGAGCCTGCGCCCTCGCTCCCCGCACGCTGGAACGCTGCTGCCCCCGGCGCTCCCGCATGGAAGGCAGAACTGTTTCGTGCGCGCAGCCACGCGCCCGGAGAATGGATTTTGAGTGATGAACGAGGACGACTGGACGCCAGACGCGTCAGTGAGCCGGTCGCGGCCAACACGCAGGATATTGGCGATCTGGTTCGCCCGACTGTCGGTCGATCGCTGGCGGCTCGCGCAAGGATATGA
- the panB gene encoding 3-methyl-2-oxobutanoate hydroxymethyltransferase, with amino-acid sequence MSTTFELDTSTSRANPTPAPMKRLTVPRVRARKKDGVTEKPLVMLTAYTARQAQLLDAHCDMLLVGDSLGQVIYGLPSTIPVTLEMMANHGAAVVRGSYHSVVIVDMPFGSYESSPEQAFESASYLLKQTGAAAVKLEGGEAMASTVEFLNSRGIPVMGHVGLTPQAVNVLGGYAARGRSDAEADKIVSDAVALDKAGAFSIVIEGVVEPIAIAATEAVSCPTIGIGASARCDGQVLVTEDMLGMFERVPRFVKRYEDIAGVIENTVAKYAEEVRDRTFPGEEQTYQPKS; translated from the coding sequence ATGTCCACGACGTTCGAGCTCGACACGAGCACCAGCCGCGCCAACCCGACGCCCGCTCCCATGAAGCGCCTCACTGTGCCGCGCGTTCGCGCGCGCAAGAAGGACGGCGTGACCGAAAAACCGCTGGTCATGCTGACAGCCTACACCGCGCGGCAGGCGCAACTGCTCGACGCGCACTGCGATATGCTGCTGGTCGGGGATTCGCTCGGACAGGTGATTTACGGCCTGCCTTCCACCATCCCCGTAACCCTGGAAATGATGGCAAACCACGGCGCGGCTGTTGTGCGCGGGTCGTATCATTCGGTTGTGATCGTCGACATGCCGTTCGGCTCATACGAGAGCTCGCCAGAGCAGGCTTTCGAGAGCGCGTCCTACCTGCTCAAGCAGACAGGCGCAGCGGCCGTGAAGCTCGAAGGCGGCGAAGCCATGGCATCCACTGTCGAGTTTCTCAACTCGCGCGGTATCCCTGTAATGGGCCATGTCGGCCTCACGCCTCAGGCTGTGAATGTGCTCGGAGGCTACGCCGCACGTGGCCGATCCGATGCAGAGGCGGACAAGATCGTGAGCGATGCAGTTGCGCTCGACAAGGCAGGCGCTTTCTCGATCGTTATCGAAGGCGTGGTTGAACCGATCGCGATTGCCGCGACCGAGGCGGTTTCCTGCCCCACCATCGGCATTGGCGCTTCTGCACGGTGCGATGGACAAGTGCTGGTGACCGAGGACATGCTCGGAATGTTCGAACGTGTCCCGCGTTTCGTGAAACGTTATGAGGATATCGCCGGCGTGATCGAAAACACCGTCGCGAAATATGCCGAAGAAGTGCGTGATCGCACCTTCCCCGGCGAAGAACAGACATACCAGCCCAAAAGCTGA
- a CDS encoding DUF475 domain-containing protein has translation MQTLLRYYTFSLFFTAACFAGAAWYGWVSTGTVWGMLSILWIVFVLSILEVSLSFDNAVVNATVLREMDPVWQQRFLTIGILIAVFGMRIVFPIAIVSIAAQIGPWQAIELSLGNPEEYERIVSSAHIGIAGFGGAFLAMVGLTFFFDEDKNVHWIAALERSINKFSTVPAVEIGLVLSLVYGVSTLLTPDDALTFLTAGILGLVTFIGVHALGAIIEQREARKKAAGEVVRSGLGGFLYLEVLDASFSFDGVIGAFALSNNMIVIAIGLSVGAMFVRSMTIHLVRAGTLSQFRYLEHGAFWAIIVLGVIMLISAKYHIPETFTGLIGAVLIGLSLWWSIRHNRKNPETIALDEQPAS, from the coding sequence ATGCAGACACTTCTGCGCTACTATACGTTTTCGCTGTTCTTCACCGCAGCCTGTTTCGCGGGCGCCGCATGGTATGGCTGGGTCAGCACCGGCACCGTTTGGGGCATGCTCTCGATCCTTTGGATTGTCTTCGTCCTCTCGATACTCGAAGTTTCGCTGAGCTTCGACAATGCCGTGGTCAACGCAACGGTCCTGCGCGAAATGGATCCGGTCTGGCAGCAGCGATTTCTTACCATCGGCATCCTGATCGCCGTGTTTGGGATGCGGATTGTCTTTCCCATCGCAATTGTCTCGATAGCCGCACAAATCGGCCCGTGGCAGGCAATCGAGCTCTCGCTCGGTAACCCGGAGGAATATGAACGTATCGTGTCGAGTGCCCATATCGGCATTGCCGGATTCGGCGGTGCATTCCTTGCGATGGTTGGTCTCACCTTTTTCTTCGACGAGGACAAGAACGTCCACTGGATCGCTGCGCTCGAGCGTTCGATCAACAAGTTCTCGACCGTCCCTGCGGTGGAGATCGGGCTGGTGCTTTCGTTGGTCTACGGCGTTTCCACCTTGCTTACCCCAGACGATGCACTGACTTTCCTGACTGCTGGAATACTCGGCCTCGTCACATTTATCGGTGTCCACGCCCTCGGCGCGATTATCGAACAGCGTGAAGCGCGCAAGAAAGCGGCCGGCGAAGTGGTTCGCAGCGGACTGGGCGGGTTTCTTTATCTCGAAGTGCTCGATGCGAGTTTCAGCTTCGACGGAGTGATCGGCGCGTTTGCGCTATCGAACAACATGATTGTGATCGCTATCGGCCTGTCGGTCGGTGCCATGTTCGTGCGCTCCATGACGATCCACCTCGTACGTGCCGGGACCCTTTCACAATTTCGCTACCTCGAACATGGCGCGTTCTGGGCCATTATCGTACTCGGCGTGATCATGCTGATATCGGCAAAGTACCACATTCCTGAGACATTCACCGGACTGATCGGAGCCGTGCTCATCGGACTGTCGCTGTGGTGGTCGATCCGCCACAATCGCAAGAATCCCGAAACTATCGCGCTGGACGAGCAGCCAGCGAGCTAG
- the prsK gene encoding XrtA/PEP-CTERM system histidine kinase PrsK translates to MVDQSGVGALASLVCFVAGGVLSAGAGVWIARFGDRNRPDRLPLIAAAFLAAMWCSLAAAFGPHALTTLLAETARNLALIAVIFRLFSADGRDESLKPIRPVIIALALVQLFQPVVLLVSARSAFEPELVSLTFEVSAVLNMLVAIGALVLLHNLYAGAAAASRQVLRWSGIGLAGIFAYDLNLFTVSYLLGEHPSGLVMLRGLFTGVMTALLAMGAISEGRGLQFRPSRTVTFQTLSLLVISSYLLIMVLVTRSLTLIGGDFARAGQVVFLVLGILVAAIWIPSKRLRGWLKVTATKHLFQHRYDYREEWLRFTHTIGRGASGGPSFYERAVKAMADITDSPAGILLVTNEEAQLELTARWNWATLEVPGVAVEFGLTDLLEKHNLILDLDEVRAGVQHHGELAHVPEWLREAEDVWALVPLIHFDRLVGAIVLARPRIERRLDWEDFDLLRVAGQQLASYLSEQAGQQALMDASRFDEFNRRMAFVMHDIKNLASQMSLLSANAQKHADNPAFRADMLVTLRNSSDKLSALLARLGRYGSGPVNEMAEVDLGEVTRQLVKRMAATHPVILAQAEPVRVVGDRESLEQALIHLIQNAIDASEEGSPVHLSATMEGLSGQIEIIDAGHGMSPEFVRSGLFKPFVSSKDGGFGIGAFEAREMIKAMGGRVMVESREGVGTRFSVILPLAESRKLASNTNAPAANSDEVA, encoded by the coding sequence CGTGGCAGGCGGCGTGCTAAGCGCAGGCGCGGGTGTGTGGATCGCCCGCTTCGGCGATCGCAACCGCCCCGATCGCTTGCCGCTCATTGCGGCCGCGTTCCTTGCCGCCATGTGGTGCTCGCTCGCTGCGGCATTCGGACCGCATGCACTCACGACACTGCTCGCCGAGACGGCCCGTAACCTCGCGTTGATCGCTGTGATCTTCCGGCTCTTCTCTGCCGACGGTCGCGATGAGAGTCTCAAACCGATTCGCCCTGTGATTATCGCCCTTGCGTTGGTGCAGCTTTTTCAGCCGGTGGTTCTATTGGTGAGTGCGAGAAGCGCGTTCGAACCCGAACTCGTTTCGCTAACATTCGAAGTTTCAGCCGTACTCAACATGCTTGTAGCCATTGGTGCGCTGGTGTTGCTGCACAACCTCTATGCGGGCGCTGCGGCTGCTTCGCGGCAAGTCCTACGGTGGAGCGGGATAGGGCTTGCGGGCATATTCGCATACGACCTCAATCTCTTCACGGTATCCTATCTTTTGGGAGAGCACCCGTCCGGGCTTGTGATGCTTCGCGGCCTGTTCACCGGCGTAATGACAGCGCTGCTGGCGATGGGAGCCATTTCGGAAGGACGCGGTCTACAATTCCGGCCCTCACGCACCGTGACCTTCCAGACGCTCTCGTTGTTGGTGATTTCGAGCTACCTGCTGATCATGGTGCTGGTAACACGGTCGCTGACCTTGATCGGCGGCGATTTCGCGCGTGCGGGGCAGGTGGTGTTTCTCGTGCTTGGCATCCTCGTTGCTGCGATCTGGATACCGTCCAAGCGCCTGCGCGGTTGGCTGAAGGTCACGGCGACGAAGCACCTGTTCCAGCATCGCTATGACTACAGGGAAGAATGGCTGCGCTTCACCCATACAATCGGGCGCGGGGCTAGCGGCGGGCCAAGTTTCTACGAGCGAGCCGTGAAGGCGATGGCCGATATTACGGACAGCCCGGCGGGAATCCTGCTTGTAACCAATGAGGAAGCTCAGCTTGAACTCACCGCGCGGTGGAATTGGGCGACGCTGGAGGTTCCCGGCGTCGCAGTGGAATTCGGCCTCACCGATCTCTTGGAGAAGCACAATCTCATCCTCGATCTCGACGAAGTTCGAGCCGGCGTGCAACATCATGGCGAACTCGCGCATGTTCCCGAATGGCTTCGTGAGGCTGAAGACGTGTGGGCGCTGGTGCCGCTCATCCACTTCGACCGTCTTGTCGGCGCAATCGTCCTTGCCCGTCCGCGCATCGAACGCCGCCTTGACTGGGAAGACTTCGATCTCCTGCGCGTCGCGGGCCAGCAATTGGCCAGCTACCTGTCCGAACAGGCGGGTCAACAGGCCCTGATGGATGCAAGTCGTTTCGACGAATTCAATCGTCGCATGGCTTTCGTGATGCACGACATCAAGAATCTTGCGAGCCAGATGTCGCTGCTTTCCGCCAACGCCCAGAAGCACGCCGACAATCCGGCTTTCCGTGCCGACATGCTCGTGACCCTGCGCAACTCTTCGGACAAGCTTTCGGCGCTGCTTGCCCGCCTCGGTCGCTATGGCTCAGGCCCGGTGAACGAGATGGCCGAAGTCGATCTCGGCGAGGTTACGAGACAGCTCGTAAAACGCATGGCGGCGACCCATCCAGTCATTCTTGCGCAAGCCGAACCGGTTCGCGTCGTCGGGGATCGCGAGAGCCTCGAACAGGCACTCATCCATCTCATTCAAAACGCAATTGATGCGAGCGAAGAGGGATCGCCCGTCCATCTGAGCGCGACGATGGAAGGCCTCAGCGGTCAGATCGAGATTATCGATGCCGGCCACGGCATGAGCCCCGAATTCGTGCGCAGCGGGCTCTTCAAACCATTCGTCTCTTCCAAAGACGGCGGCTTCGGCATTGGCGCATTCGAAGCCCGCGAAATGATCAAGGCAATGGGCGGGCGCGTTATGGTCGAATCTCGCGAAGGCGTGGGCACCCGGTTCAGCGTGATCCTGCCGCTCGCGGAAAGCCGCAAGCTCGCATCCAATACCAACGCTCCTGCTGCAAACAGCGATGAGGTCGCATAA
- a CDS encoding lipopolysaccharide assembly protein LapB has product MPDLRRSCFSGLTVAALLLAACSEDVRAPDEPMSQNASLVRLVEDARYEVREGNLAEAGRLYDEALAIERDNAALWVDIARLRFRGGEHAGAVEAADYALSLDPNHAPALLLRAQLVRDAYGMGESLPWFERALAQHPDDEELLAAYAATLGDLGRHRDMLATVRRLAEINPRNPQVHYLQAVLAARAGDPVTASSLLKRSGLRDAGVPSAVLLGALIDMQQGNYDNAATALEQLLVRQAGNARVADLLARALWLKGRDDEIVDRFYDRAIAADASPYLVMLVGRSLERLGRRAEAVPFLNRAAQVELGKLVLLPGANENPRALPGQTLNMRRLVSSAQRGQSRRYAAALVSEFPQSSDIKVLAGDAALAQGDEELALTRYTAAAEVRRPWPLTKKIIYAYRAMRDEDAADALLLRHLKTELRNPEALIMLAQRSAADEDWLRVAVLLDTAISLGVGNDLVLLELRRDAAIALDDVETAERLETSLAQLRPPKFVND; this is encoded by the coding sequence ATGCCTGACTTGCGGCGTTCCTGTTTCTCGGGGCTGACGGTTGCGGCACTTTTGCTGGCGGCATGCAGCGAAGATGTTCGCGCGCCCGATGAGCCGATGTCGCAGAACGCCAGCCTTGTCAGACTTGTAGAGGATGCCCGCTACGAAGTGCGTGAGGGCAACCTTGCCGAAGCCGGGCGCCTTTATGACGAGGCACTTGCGATCGAGCGCGACAACGCAGCCTTGTGGGTGGATATTGCCAGGTTGAGATTTCGAGGCGGCGAGCATGCTGGCGCGGTTGAGGCGGCCGACTACGCACTATCGCTCGATCCCAACCACGCGCCCGCGCTGCTGCTGCGCGCACAGCTCGTGCGCGATGCCTATGGGATGGGAGAATCGCTACCGTGGTTTGAAAGAGCGCTGGCTCAGCATCCTGACGATGAAGAGTTGCTGGCGGCTTATGCTGCAACGCTTGGCGACTTGGGACGGCATCGCGATATGCTTGCGACCGTCCGTCGTCTGGCGGAGATCAATCCGCGAAACCCGCAGGTGCACTACTTGCAGGCGGTGCTGGCCGCACGTGCGGGCGATCCGGTGACAGCGAGCAGCCTGCTGAAACGCAGCGGTCTGCGCGATGCAGGTGTCCCGTCCGCGGTGCTGCTTGGCGCATTGATCGACATGCAGCAGGGCAACTACGACAACGCTGCGACAGCGCTCGAACAGCTTCTCGTTCGGCAAGCCGGCAATGCCCGCGTGGCAGACCTGCTGGCCCGCGCATTATGGTTGAAGGGTCGCGATGACGAGATCGTCGACAGGTTTTACGATCGCGCAATTGCGGCCGATGCGAGCCCCTATCTGGTGATGCTGGTTGGCCGGTCCCTTGAACGTCTTGGACGACGCGCGGAGGCGGTACCGTTTCTGAATCGTGCCGCGCAGGTCGAACTGGGCAAGCTGGTGCTCCTGCCCGGTGCGAACGAAAATCCGCGCGCGCTTCCTGGTCAGACACTAAACATGCGACGGCTCGTCAGTTCTGCTCAACGCGGCCAGTCCCGTCGATACGCGGCGGCACTCGTTTCCGAATTCCCGCAGTCTTCGGACATCAAGGTGTTGGCAGGCGACGCTGCGCTGGCGCAAGGCGACGAGGAACTGGCACTCACACGGTACACCGCTGCCGCCGAAGTTCGCCGACCCTGGCCGCTGACCAAAAAGATCATCTATGCCTATCGCGCAATGCGTGACGAGGATGCAGCCGATGCCTTGCTCTTGCGCCACTTGAAGACCGAGCTGCGTAATCCGGAAGCGCTGATCATGCTGGCCCAGAGAAGCGCCGCAGATGAAGATTGGCTGCGGGTCGCAGTCTTGCTCGATACGGCTATTTCGCTCGGAGTGGGCAACGATCTGGTTCTGCTCGAACTGCGCCGCGATGCGGCGATAGCCCTTGATGATGTTGAGACTGCCGAGCGTCTCGAGACGAGCCTTGCGCAGCTGCGCCCTCCAAAATTCGTGAACGACTAG